In one Streptomyces marincola genomic region, the following are encoded:
- a CDS encoding ALF repeat-containing protein produces MQTMFWSRRRLLGALAAATAATALPVALPRTARAADEAAPDPFAFADTERGRAVKAWLTGGKATKVAAAHALSGTDADIARFLTDQLPAVTAEDNRVAIVSRLPLAGSGLRREATAALNGGDAAIAAFLDGGYEPAVTEDKRVATATVMHNGGAALQRAGAAALELGTDEAFEAFLLDEQHTARVEDMRVEAVGLLVNAGPQVRLYAERALDGTAEDLEWFLETGQHIARARDQESSTIEELVAVVEREGRRAESETDFAVEASARAQAAAEKAKEAAQRAAAEAEAARNDVIRAGAAARKAADAARGAADAARNAISASRAAVTASRRAASAAAAASQAAARAGSAASRAYVSAIAASKDASRAGAARDAAVAARNAASRARTAAQAADQAARASSAAAGAGSAAASAARNAAAAAGASADAAEAAGVARSEAAEARRQASIANSAANRATNAASRAQTLANRAATAARAARDAANSAAEHAENAADAAEEAAEHAGEAVDYANRSTAHANAATDAANTATEAVQEAIAVAEDARDAELASLEEDRLQGLADAALLRQEEEDRRRATEGRRTQEEQISQEVKDLIDRAEQALADDNPSLAATLGRQAAVGLLDSTGGWTQQAAQFALAGTDADVHGWLEVDRVAAQHQDDRETALYLAEVSTPAVAAAARLVLESDDIQATHDFLTGGATEAAADDLRVTLFRVLTDDPGSAVRAAAEAALADGSPRALQHFFDVTYPEALVEDDGVLTASLISGGGPYTRAYAEAAMAGTPWMRRNFVAKVRYATARLDHDFATHREAIAGAIAAAAKIAEKAQEDAARAQEAAAQAREAAEEAAEWASRARASAERAAGHAAEAREHADAADRSAAAARESAQRAAAAARTAQRAARRANFSANSAMASARTALRHAYNAQASANSARQSALDAGQAAREAATAASQARRIAARMRHAEMAAAAQRAEEEARRQRENGTDPSDHPDHDDIDDNDNDNGWKDPAWWAETTSLISNTFGIISLGATLGALLTSPTGVGAPILGMTAIITGGISALAGAASAVFVGMDQGFTSFEFAKAAGWAMIGIVTWGQGSALTALGRNWRGISRVASTVTQSLLGSVPIVGGLLG; encoded by the coding sequence ATGCAGACGATGTTCTGGAGCCGGCGCCGTCTCCTCGGAGCCCTGGCTGCCGCGACCGCCGCCACCGCGTTACCCGTCGCCCTGCCGCGGACCGCCCGCGCCGCGGACGAGGCCGCGCCCGACCCGTTCGCCTTCGCGGACACCGAACGGGGAAGGGCGGTGAAGGCGTGGCTGACGGGGGGCAAAGCCACGAAGGTGGCGGCCGCGCACGCACTCAGCGGTACGGACGCCGACATTGCCCGCTTCCTCACCGACCAACTGCCCGCAGTGACCGCCGAGGACAACCGGGTCGCCATCGTCAGCCGCCTGCCCCTCGCCGGAAGTGGGCTGCGCCGGGAGGCGACCGCCGCGCTGAACGGCGGCGACGCGGCCATCGCGGCGTTCCTCGACGGGGGCTATGAGCCGGCCGTCACCGAGGACAAGCGCGTGGCCACCGCCACGGTGATGCACAACGGCGGCGCGGCGCTCCAGCGGGCGGGCGCGGCGGCCCTCGAACTCGGCACGGACGAGGCCTTCGAGGCGTTCCTGCTCGACGAGCAGCACACCGCCCGCGTGGAGGACATGCGGGTCGAGGCGGTCGGCCTGCTGGTCAACGCGGGCCCGCAGGTGCGCCTCTACGCCGAGCGCGCCCTGGACGGCACCGCCGAGGACCTGGAGTGGTTCCTTGAGACCGGCCAGCACATCGCGCGGGCACGCGACCAGGAGTCCTCCACGATCGAGGAACTCGTCGCCGTGGTCGAACGCGAGGGCAGGCGCGCCGAGTCGGAGACCGACTTCGCCGTCGAGGCGTCCGCCCGCGCCCAGGCCGCCGCCGAGAAGGCCAAGGAGGCCGCGCAGCGCGCCGCGGCCGAGGCCGAAGCGGCCCGGAACGACGTGATCAGGGCGGGCGCCGCCGCCCGCAAGGCGGCCGACGCCGCCAGGGGCGCGGCCGACGCGGCGCGCAACGCCATCAGCGCCTCGCGCGCCGCTGTGACCGCCTCCCGGCGCGCGGCCAGCGCCGCCGCCGCGGCCTCCCAGGCCGCCGCACGGGCCGGAAGCGCCGCCTCGCGCGCCTACGTCTCCGCGATCGCGGCCTCCAAGGACGCCTCCCGCGCGGGCGCCGCCAGGGATGCCGCGGTCGCCGCCCGCAACGCCGCCTCCCGCGCCAGGACCGCGGCACAGGCCGCCGATCAGGCCGCCCGCGCATCCTCCGCCGCCGCGGGAGCGGGCTCGGCCGCCGCCTCCGCGGCCCGCAACGCCGCCGCTGCCGCCGGCGCCAGCGCCGACGCGGCCGAGGCCGCCGGTGTGGCGCGGAGCGAGGCGGCCGAGGCCCGCCGGCAGGCGTCCATCGCCAACAGTGCCGCGAACCGCGCCACCAACGCGGCCTCCCGCGCCCAGACGCTGGCCAACCGCGCGGCGACCGCCGCCCGCGCCGCCCGCGACGCCGCCAACTCCGCGGCCGAGCACGCCGAGAACGCGGCGGACGCCGCGGAGGAGGCGGCCGAGCACGCGGGCGAGGCCGTCGACTACGCCAACAGGTCCACCGCCCACGCCAACGCGGCCACCGACGCCGCCAACACCGCGACCGAGGCCGTTCAGGAGGCCATCGCGGTGGCGGAGGACGCCAGGGACGCGGAGCTCGCGAGCCTGGAGGAAGACCGGCTCCAGGGCCTGGCCGACGCCGCCCTGCTGCGCCAGGAGGAGGAGGACAGGCGCCGCGCGACCGAGGGCAGGCGCACGCAGGAGGAGCAGATCTCCCAGGAGGTCAAGGACCTGATCGACCGGGCCGAGCAGGCCCTGGCCGACGACAACCCGTCGCTCGCGGCCACGCTCGGGCGGCAGGCAGCCGTCGGCCTCCTCGACTCCACGGGCGGCTGGACGCAGCAGGCCGCGCAGTTCGCCCTCGCCGGCACGGACGCCGACGTCCACGGCTGGCTTGAGGTCGACCGGGTCGCCGCACAGCACCAGGACGACCGGGAGACCGCCCTCTACCTCGCCGAGGTGTCCACACCGGCCGTCGCGGCGGCCGCGCGACTGGTCCTGGAGAGCGACGACATCCAGGCCACGCACGACTTCCTCACCGGCGGGGCGACCGAGGCCGCCGCGGACGACCTGCGCGTCACCCTCTTCCGCGTCCTCACCGACGACCCGGGCAGCGCCGTGCGGGCCGCGGCCGAGGCCGCGCTCGCGGACGGCAGCCCCCGGGCGCTCCAGCACTTCTTCGACGTCACCTACCCCGAGGCGCTCGTGGAGGACGACGGCGTCCTCACCGCGAGCCTGATCAGCGGCGGCGGCCCCTACACCCGGGCCTACGCCGAGGCCGCCATGGCCGGCACCCCGTGGATGCGCCGGAACTTCGTCGCCAAGGTGAGGTACGCGACCGCGCGGCTCGACCACGACTTCGCCACCCACCGCGAGGCCATCGCCGGAGCGATCGCCGCCGCGGCGAAGATCGCCGAGAAGGCCCAGGAGGACGCGGCGCGCGCCCAGGAGGCCGCGGCGCAGGCGCGTGAGGCGGCGGAGGAGGCCGCGGAGTGGGCGTCGAGGGCCAGGGCCTCGGCGGAACGGGCCGCCGGCCACGCCGCCGAGGCGCGCGAGCACGCCGACGCCGCGGACCGGTCAGCCGCCGCCGCCCGGGAGTCCGCCCAGCGGGCCGCCGCGGCGGCGCGCACCGCGCAGCGCGCGGCCCGCCGGGCGAACTTCTCGGCGAACAGCGCGATGGCCTCCGCCCGCACCGCCCTCCGCCACGCCTACAACGCCCAGGCATCGGCGAACAGCGCCCGCCAGTCCGCCCTCGACGCGGGTCAGGCCGCGCGGGAGGCGGCGACCGCCGCCAGCCAGGCCCGCCGCATCGCCGCGCGCATGCGCCACGCCGAGATGGCGGCGGCGGCACAGCGAGCGGAGGAGGAGGCGAGGCGCCAGCGCGAGAACGGCACCGACCCCTCCGACCACCCCGACCACGACGACATCGACGACAACGACAACGACAACGGCTGGAAGGACCCCGCCTGGTGGGCCGAGACCACCAGCCTCATCAGCAACACCTTCGGCATCATCTCCCTCGGCGCCACCCTCGGGGCCCTGCTCACCTCCCCCACCGGCGTCGGCGCCCCGATCCTCGGGATGACGGCGATCATCACGGGCGGGATCTCGGCCCTGGCCGGCGCAGCCAGCGCCGTCTTCGTCGGCATGGACCAGGGCTTTACCAGCTTCGAGTTCGCGAAGGCCGCCGGCTGGGCCATGATCGGTATCGTCACCTGGGGCCAGGGCAGTGCCCTCACCGCGCTCGGCCGCAACTGGCGCGGCATCAGCAGGGTCGCCTCGACCGTCACCCAGTCCCTCCTCGGCAGCGTCCCCATCGTCGGCGGCCTCCTCGGCTGA
- a CDS encoding trypsin-like serine protease, whose product MKRPARSLRARLALLTAACVAAPLAVTAAPAQAVVGTPDTSGTSYTHTARIDIGDGLRGCSGTLVHPEWLLTAASCFADDPATSLAVPAGSPALTTVATIGRTDLLTQTGEVRTVVELVPRTDRDVVLARLARPVTNIAPVAISATPPAVGEELRVAGYGRTAEEWSPEKLHVGTFTVDSVSGADVGISGNGEAAVCMGDTGGPALRPTGAGAELVALHSRSHQVGCYGVDAPEGTENTAIDTRVDDLRAWVGSTVNTTRITDFNCDGVEDVAIADPEATVGAHANAGVVRVVHGGGRGTAELTQDLESVPGGAEANDRFGQTLAAFDHNEDGCTDLVVGVPYENLGSAVDAGMVSVLYGAPGGLATGQPALNHEQGAGTGGMAATVSETGDRMGAALAAGHTTAGEPYLLIGVPGEDIEFSGGTDVDAGSVFYLRGAVNLAINQSSAGLGGDPENGDDFGATLAASPQHLAIGVPGEGAGAHADAGGVHVLTHALNAAGVPAEIGVVNQGLDWVGGAAEAGDRFADALAAAPYRPAGSAAATDSFFFVGVPGEDTTVGGTNRADAGGVYNFRVTAGGAITEHSAIWQGADGVTGAQENGDRFGAALAAANLRPSEVTGASDLVVAVGTAGEDIGGVVDAGAIQTFAPLGVIGDTDVWVEPGLAGLPGGPGAGQQVGKNIHATGRHLYVGMPYGPAPFGAMHAVPWANARGGPEPSPVTTHQPGQGGLPAVGVRFGWAMQ is encoded by the coding sequence ATGAAGCGGCCCGCAAGATCGTTACGAGCACGACTGGCCCTGCTGACCGCAGCGTGTGTCGCTGCCCCGCTCGCGGTGACCGCGGCGCCCGCGCAGGCCGTCGTCGGCACCCCCGACACCTCAGGCACCTCCTACACCCACACCGCCCGCATCGACATCGGCGACGGACTGCGCGGCTGCTCGGGCACGCTCGTCCACCCCGAATGGCTGCTCACCGCGGCCAGTTGCTTCGCCGATGACCCGGCGACGAGCCTGGCCGTGCCGGCCGGCAGCCCGGCGCTGACCACCGTCGCCACCATCGGCCGCACCGACCTGCTCACCCAGACCGGCGAGGTGCGCACGGTCGTCGAACTCGTGCCCCGCACCGACCGCGACGTGGTGCTCGCCCGGCTGGCCAGGCCGGTCACGAACATCGCCCCCGTGGCCATCAGTGCCACGCCGCCCGCCGTGGGGGAGGAACTGCGGGTCGCCGGCTACGGGCGCACCGCGGAGGAGTGGTCCCCGGAGAAGCTCCACGTCGGCACGTTCACCGTCGACTCGGTGTCCGGCGCGGACGTGGGCATCTCGGGGAACGGGGAAGCGGCCGTGTGCATGGGCGACACCGGCGGCCCCGCGCTCCGCCCGACCGGCGCCGGCGCCGAGCTCGTCGCCCTGCACAGCCGCTCCCACCAGGTCGGCTGCTACGGCGTGGACGCGCCCGAGGGCACCGAGAACACCGCGATCGACACCCGCGTCGACGACCTGCGCGCGTGGGTCGGCAGCACGGTGAACACGACCCGGATCACCGACTTCAACTGCGACGGCGTCGAGGACGTCGCGATCGCCGATCCCGAGGCCACGGTGGGCGCCCACGCCAACGCCGGCGTCGTGCGCGTCGTCCACGGCGGCGGCAGGGGCACCGCCGAGCTCACCCAGGACCTGGAGTCCGTGCCGGGCGGCGCGGAGGCGAACGACAGGTTCGGCCAGACGCTCGCCGCCTTCGACCACAACGAGGACGGCTGCACCGACCTCGTCGTCGGCGTTCCGTACGAGAACCTCGGCAGCGCCGTGGACGCCGGCATGGTCAGCGTCCTCTACGGCGCCCCCGGGGGCCTGGCGACGGGGCAGCCCGCGCTCAACCACGAGCAGGGAGCGGGCACGGGCGGCATGGCCGCGACCGTGTCCGAGACGGGGGACCGGATGGGCGCCGCGCTGGCCGCGGGGCACACCACCGCGGGCGAGCCCTATCTGCTGATCGGCGTGCCGGGCGAGGACATCGAGTTCTCGGGCGGCACCGACGTCGACGCCGGCTCGGTCTTCTACCTGCGGGGCGCGGTCAACCTGGCGATCAACCAGTCCTCGGCCGGGTTGGGCGGGGACCCGGAGAACGGCGACGACTTCGGTGCCACCCTCGCCGCCAGCCCGCAGCACCTCGCGATCGGCGTGCCGGGCGAGGGCGCCGGCGCCCACGCCGACGCGGGCGGCGTGCACGTGCTGACCCACGCGCTGAACGCGGCCGGCGTTCCCGCGGAGATCGGGGTCGTCAACCAGGGCCTGGACTGGGTCGGAGGGGCCGCGGAGGCCGGCGACCGGTTCGCCGACGCCCTCGCGGCGGCCCCCTACCGGCCGGCCGGCTCGGCCGCGGCGACCGACTCGTTCTTCTTCGTGGGCGTGCCGGGCGAGGACACCACGGTGGGCGGTACGAACCGCGCGGACGCCGGAGGGGTCTACAACTTCCGGGTGACCGCGGGCGGCGCCATCACCGAGCACAGCGCCATCTGGCAGGGCGCGGACGGCGTGACCGGTGCTCAGGAGAACGGCGACCGCTTCGGCGCGGCACTCGCCGCGGCGAACCTCAGGCCGTCGGAGGTGACCGGCGCGTCGGACCTCGTGGTCGCGGTCGGCACCGCGGGCGAGGACATCGGCGGGGTCGTTGACGCGGGCGCGATCCAGACGTTCGCCCCCCTCGGGGTGATCGGCGACACCGACGTCTGGGTCGAGCCCGGCCTCGCCGGGCTGCCCGGCGGCCCGGGCGCGGGGCAGCAGGTGGGCAAGAACATCCACGCCACCGGCCGGCACCTGTACGTCGGCATGCCCTACGGCCCCGCGCCCTTCGGCGCCATGCACGCGGTGCCCTGGGCCAACGCCCGCGGCGGGCCCGAGCCCTCGCCCGTGACGACGCATCAGCCCGGCCAGGGCGGGCTGCCCGCCGTGGGCGTGCGGTTCGGCTGGGCCATGCAATGA
- a CDS encoding prenyltransferase/squalene oxidase repeat-containing protein encodes MSLPHHSRRTPRRRVLSRPLRRGAAVLAGAALALGVPGPLAHAESPAAAPPEDLFGDGDPQYDGVWRQSVALLAQDTAGYTPAAGAVAWLTGQQCADGAFQSYRADPGRPCEDVTAADTNATALAAQALTALDGHEDEAHAALDWLAGVQNEDGGWSYNPGGPSDANSTALVVGAFAAAGREPGEVRREGNSPYDALAAFQLGCDAPLDDQRGAYAWQPDPESGDLYASDLATVDAVLAAHGAGLLVSQEVPETPVRPLDCDGGTARDATGETDAPDDTAETDGTETEGTEGTGEEAAEGDGTPADGESPGGSVAPEGYEASAAAGAAYLVAALDEGGRHLRSTPAGGEEQPDYLATARAVLALAAAGHGEAATGALNWLGEHHGQWPDLAGSPTAVGTLIMAAHAVGRSPEDFGGTDLVARLNELGPDPHQAPGGSGTEAGEDDGGGVPVALVLGTGLAVGVAIGVTAVLLRGRAKAGRA; translated from the coding sequence GTGTCCCTGCCACACCACTCGCGCCGCACCCCGCGGCGCCGGGTCCTCTCGCGCCCGCTGCGCCGCGGCGCGGCCGTGCTGGCCGGCGCGGCGCTCGCCCTGGGCGTCCCCGGGCCGCTCGCGCACGCCGAGTCCCCCGCGGCCGCGCCGCCGGAGGACCTGTTCGGCGACGGCGACCCGCAGTACGACGGGGTGTGGCGGCAGTCCGTCGCCCTGCTCGCGCAGGACACCGCCGGCTACACCCCGGCGGCCGGCGCCGTCGCCTGGCTGACCGGGCAGCAGTGCGCCGACGGCGCGTTCCAGTCCTACCGCGCGGACCCGGGGCGGCCCTGCGAGGACGTGACCGCCGCCGACACCAACGCGACCGCGCTCGCGGCGCAGGCGCTGACGGCGCTCGACGGGCACGAGGACGAGGCCCACGCGGCGCTCGACTGGCTGGCAGGCGTGCAGAACGAGGACGGCGGCTGGAGTTACAACCCGGGCGGCCCCTCGGACGCCAACTCGACCGCCCTGGTCGTCGGCGCCTTCGCCGCGGCCGGGCGCGAGCCGGGCGAGGTGCGGCGCGAGGGGAACTCGCCGTACGACGCGCTCGCCGCGTTCCAGCTGGGCTGCGACGCGCCGTTGGACGACCAGCGCGGCGCGTACGCGTGGCAGCCCGACCCCGAGAGCGGCGACCTGTACGCGAGCGACCTGGCGACGGTCGACGCGGTGCTCGCGGCCCACGGCGCCGGCCTGCTGGTGAGCCAGGAGGTGCCGGAGACCCCCGTGCGCCCCCTGGACTGCGACGGCGGAACCGCGCGGGACGCGACCGGGGAAACGGACGCGCCCGACGACACCGCCGAGACCGACGGCACGGAGACCGAGGGCACCGAGGGCACCGGAGAGGAGGCCGCGGAGGGGGACGGCACGCCCGCGGACGGCGAGTCGCCCGGCGGCTCCGTCGCCCCCGAGGGGTACGAGGCGTCCGCGGCGGCGGGCGCCGCCTACCTGGTCGCGGCGCTCGACGAGGGCGGACGGCACCTGCGTTCGACCCCGGCGGGCGGCGAGGAGCAGCCCGACTACCTGGCCACCGCGCGCGCGGTGCTCGCGCTGGCCGCGGCCGGGCACGGCGAGGCCGCGACCGGCGCGCTGAACTGGCTCGGCGAGCACCACGGCCAGTGGCCCGACCTCGCCGGCAGCCCGACCGCGGTCGGCACCCTGATCATGGCGGCGCACGCCGTCGGCAGGTCGCCCGAGGACTTCGGCGGCACCGACCTGGTCGCCCGGCTGAACGAACTCGGCCCCGACCCGCACCAGGCCCCGGGCGGCAGCGGCACGGAGGCGGGCGAGGACGACGGCGGCGGCGTGCCGGTGGCGCTCGTCCTCGGCACCGGGCTCGCCGTCGGGGTGGCCATCGGGGTGACCGCCGTCCTGCTGCGGGGCCGCGCGAAGGCCGGCCGGGCATGA
- a CDS encoding SCO2322 family protein, which produces MRPGAARRRGRAVPRAAGRAAVLCGLLLAGAGLAPGAAADDGRYRYWSFWTWDAAGEQWSYATQGPGTLRPGDGDVLGFRFAESGGSADTSAPRAAGDFAGLCGTAADGGADTAADGGADAGGERVALVIDFGTARDAPDGAPPPAARTECAPLPEGATAAEVLAEVAEPLRYDAGALLCAIAGYPARGCADEVGDEAGGTAAESGDADATGGDTDGGGAGGSALAVLVGAGAVAALATAAVVRARRRES; this is translated from the coding sequence ATGAGGCCGGGCGCCGCGCGGCGGCGCGGGCGGGCCGTGCCCCGCGCCGCGGGCCGGGCGGCCGTGCTGTGCGGTCTGCTGCTGGCCGGCGCGGGCCTCGCCCCGGGCGCGGCGGCGGATGACGGCCGGTACCGGTACTGGTCGTTCTGGACCTGGGACGCGGCCGGGGAGCAGTGGTCCTACGCGACGCAGGGCCCCGGCACGCTGCGCCCGGGCGACGGCGACGTGCTCGGCTTCCGGTTCGCCGAGAGCGGCGGCAGCGCGGACACCTCCGCGCCGCGCGCGGCCGGTGACTTCGCCGGCCTGTGCGGAACGGCGGCCGACGGGGGCGCGGACACGGCGGCCGACGGGGGCGCGGACGCCGGGGGTGAACGGGTCGCGCTGGTCATCGACTTCGGCACCGCGCGGGACGCGCCCGACGGCGCGCCCCCGCCCGCCGCGCGCACCGAGTGCGCCCCGCTGCCCGAGGGCGCCACGGCCGCCGAGGTCCTGGCCGAGGTCGCGGAACCGCTGCGCTACGACGCGGGCGCCCTGCTGTGCGCCATCGCCGGCTACCCGGCCCGCGGCTGCGCCGACGAGGTCGGCGACGAGGCGGGCGGCACGGCGGCGGAGTCCGGCGACGCGGACGCCACCGGCGGCGACACGGACGGCGGAGGGGCCGGCGGCTCGGCCCTCGCCGTACTGGTGGGCGCCGGCGCCGTCGCCGCGCTGGCCACGGCCGCCGTGGTCCGGGCCCGCCGCCGCGAGTCCTGA
- a CDS encoding CbiQ family ECF transporter T component: MRTAPGPRPRLAAPYATRGNALHAGAWWLWALGLAAAASRTTNPLLLALIVAVAGYVVAARRTDAPWARAFGFFLLLGAFVVALRVLFAVLLGSPIGGTRVLFTLPEVPLPGWLEGVRLGGRVTAEAVMFAFRDGLRLATLLICLGAANALANPARLLKSLPAALYEVGVAVVVAMTFAPQLVTDLLRLRAARRLRGRRDRGPAALLSVARPVLEGALERSVALAAAMDARGYGRTADVPRAVRRVTAALTLGGLLGVCAGSYGLLAAEGAAFGLPLLACGVAAALGGLLLGGRRSARTRYRPDRFGVRAWLVAGSGAATAVLLAVAAASAPAALDPPAVPLAAPAFPLGAAAAVLIGLLPAVVAPRPGGARSDTARPAAPRAEEDSA; this comes from the coding sequence GTGAGGACGGCACCCGGCCCGCGGCCGCGCCTGGCCGCGCCGTACGCGACGCGCGGCAACGCCCTGCACGCGGGCGCGTGGTGGCTGTGGGCGCTGGGCCTGGCCGCGGCGGCCTCGCGCACCACCAACCCGCTGCTGCTCGCGCTGATCGTGGCCGTCGCCGGCTACGTGGTGGCCGCGCGCCGCACGGACGCGCCGTGGGCGCGCGCCTTCGGTTTCTTCCTGCTGCTCGGCGCGTTCGTGGTGGCGCTCCGCGTGCTGTTCGCGGTGCTGCTCGGCTCCCCGATCGGGGGCACGCGCGTGCTGTTCACACTGCCCGAGGTGCCGCTGCCCGGCTGGCTCGAAGGGGTGCGGCTCGGCGGCCGGGTGACGGCGGAGGCGGTGATGTTCGCGTTCCGCGACGGGCTGCGGCTGGCGACGCTCCTGATCTGCCTGGGCGCGGCGAACGCCCTGGCGAACCCGGCCCGCCTGCTGAAGTCGCTGCCCGCCGCCCTCTACGAGGTGGGGGTCGCGGTCGTGGTGGCCATGACGTTCGCGCCGCAACTGGTCACCGACCTGCTGCGGCTGCGCGCCGCGCGGCGGCTGCGCGGCCGGCGCGACCGGGGCCCCGCCGCCCTGCTGAGCGTCGCGCGGCCGGTGCTCGAAGGGGCGCTCGAACGTTCCGTGGCGCTCGCCGCGGCCATGGACGCGCGGGGCTACGGGCGCACGGCCGATGTGCCGCGCGCCGTGCGGCGCGTCACCGCGGCCCTGACGCTCGGCGGGCTGCTCGGGGTGTGCGCGGGCAGCTACGGGCTGCTGGCCGCCGAGGGGGCGGCGTTCGGGCTGCCGCTGCTCGCCTGCGGCGTGGCCGCCGCCCTCGGCGGACTGCTGCTCGGCGGGCGGCGCAGCGCGCGCACCAGGTACCGGCCGGACCGGTTCGGCGTGCGGGCGTGGCTCGTGGCCGGTTCAGGGGCCGCGACGGCCGTCCTGCTGGCCGTCGCGGCGGCGTCCGCTCCCGCGGCGCTCGACCCGCCGGCCGTTCCGCTGGCCGCGCCCGCGTTCCCCCTCGGCGCGGCGGCGGCCGTGCTGATCGGGCTGCTGCCCGCCGTCGTCGCCCCGCGCCCGGGCGGCGCGCGTTCCGACACCGCGCGTCCCGCCGCGCCGCGCGCCGAGGAGGATTCGGCATGA
- a CDS encoding ABC transporter ATP-binding protein — protein MIRFDEVSVRYGEEEEPALGPLDLTVPEGELCLVVGPSGVGKSTLLNAVSGLVPHFTGGTLRGRVTVAGRDTREHRPRDLADVVGTVGQDPLAHFVTDTVEDELAYGMESLGLPRDTMRRRVEETLDLLGLAGLRDRPIATLSGGQQQRVAIGSVLTAHPRVLVLDEPTSALDPAAAEEVLAVLQRLVHDLGTTVLMAEHRLERVVQYADRIVLLPGPGQAAVPGEPAAVMARSPVHPPVVALGRLAGWDPLPLSVRDARRRAAGLRERLATAPVPDSPASAASEERSGARGPLLTARRLGVRRGRAEVLRGVGLTLGRGETVALMGRNGAGKSTLLRTLVGMHAPAAGSVELAGRTGRDGQLEPSPVVPHRTPPGRLLRHVGLVPQDPRDLLFTESVAAECAAADADAGAQPGTCRALLTRLLPGVRDAAHPRDLSEGQRLALALAVVLAAAPPLLLLDEPTRGLDYAAKARLVTCLRELADEGHCVLLATHDVELAAELAARTVVLADGEVVADGPTAEVVTASPAFAPQVAKVLAPAPWLTVAQVRAGLDRPTDGGA, from the coding sequence ATGATCCGTTTCGACGAGGTCTCCGTCCGGTACGGCGAGGAGGAGGAACCGGCGCTGGGACCGCTCGACCTGACCGTGCCCGAGGGCGAGTTGTGCCTGGTCGTCGGCCCTTCCGGGGTCGGCAAGTCGACCCTGCTGAACGCGGTGTCGGGGCTCGTGCCGCACTTCACCGGGGGCACGCTGCGCGGCCGGGTGACCGTCGCGGGCCGCGACACGCGCGAGCACAGGCCGCGCGACCTGGCCGACGTGGTGGGCACGGTCGGCCAGGACCCGCTGGCCCACTTCGTCACCGACACGGTCGAGGACGAACTCGCCTACGGCATGGAATCCCTCGGCCTGCCCCGGGACACGATGCGGCGCCGGGTGGAGGAGACGCTGGACCTGCTCGGGCTCGCCGGGCTGCGCGACCGGCCGATCGCCACGCTCTCCGGCGGGCAGCAGCAGCGCGTCGCGATCGGCTCCGTCCTCACCGCGCACCCGCGCGTCCTGGTGCTCGACGAGCCGACCTCGGCGCTCGACCCGGCCGCCGCCGAGGAGGTGCTCGCGGTGCTCCAGCGCCTCGTGCACGACCTGGGCACCACGGTGCTGATGGCCGAGCACCGGCTGGAGCGCGTCGTGCAGTACGCCGACCGCATCGTGCTGCTGCCGGGTCCCGGCCAGGCCGCCGTGCCCGGCGAACCGGCCGCCGTCATGGCGCGTTCCCCCGTGCACCCCCCGGTGGTCGCCCTGGGGCGGCTGGCCGGCTGGGACCCGCTGCCGCTGTCCGTGCGGGACGCGCGGCGCCGGGCCGCCGGGCTGCGCGAGCGCCTGGCCACGGCGCCCGTCCCGGACTCCCCCGCCTCCGCCGCCTCGGAGGAACGCTCCGGGGCGCGCGGGCCGCTGCTGACCGCGCGCCGTCTCGGGGTGCGCCGGGGGCGCGCGGAGGTGCTGCGCGGTGTCGGGCTCACGCTGGGCCGCGGCGAGACCGTGGCGCTCATGGGCCGCAACGGCGCGGGCAAGTCCACGCTGCTGCGGACCCTGGTCGGCATGCACGCGCCGGCCGCCGGGTCCGTCGAACTGGCCGGGCGCACCGGACGGGACGGGCAGTTGGAGCCGTCGCCTGTGGTCCCGCACCGGACGCCGCCGGGGCGCCTGCTGCGGCACGTGGGTCTGGTCCCGCAGGACCCGCGGGACCTGCTGTTCACGGAGTCCGTCGCGGCGGAGTGCGCCGCCGCCGACGCGGACGCGGGGGCGCAGCCCGGCACGTGCCGCGCCCTGCTGACGCGGCTGCTGCCCGGCGTGCGGGATGCGGCGCACCCGCGCGACCTGTCCGAGGGGCAGCGGCTGGCGCTAGCGCTCGCCGTCGTGCTGGCCGCGGCCCCGCCCCTGCTGCTGCTCGACGAGCCGACGCGCGGCCTCGACTACGCGGCCAAGGCCAGGCTGGTGACCTGCCTGCGGGAACTGGCGGACGAGGGGCACTGCGTCCTGCTCGCCACGCACGACGTGGAACTCGCCGCGGAACTCGCCGCGCGCACCGTGGTGCTGGCGGACGGCGAGGTCGTCGCGGACGGGCCGACGGCCGAGGTCGTGACGGCCTCGCCCGCGTTCGCCCCGCAGGTGGCCAAGGTGCTGGCGCCGGCGCCGTGGCTGACCGTCGCCCAGGTGCGGGCGGGGCTCGACCGGCCGACGGACGGTGGCGCGTGA